The Streptomyces cynarae genome contains a region encoding:
- the pyrE gene encoding orotate phosphoribosyltransferase: MSDVRGELLQQIKDKAVVHGKVTLSSGKEADYYIDLRRITLDGVAAPLVGQVMLDLTADLDYEAVGGLTLGADPVATAMLHASAARGKTLDAFVVRKAGKAHGLQRRIEGAEVAGRRVLAVEDTSTTGGSVLTAVEALREAGAEVVAVATIVDRATGAAEAIAEKAGVPYLFAYSKDDLGLD, from the coding sequence ATGAGTGACGTTCGCGGCGAGCTGCTGCAGCAGATCAAGGACAAGGCCGTGGTGCACGGCAAGGTGACCCTGTCGTCGGGCAAGGAAGCCGACTACTACATCGACCTCCGCCGCATCACCCTCGACGGCGTGGCCGCCCCGCTGGTGGGTCAGGTCATGCTCGACCTGACCGCCGACCTGGACTACGAGGCGGTCGGCGGCCTGACCCTGGGCGCCGACCCGGTGGCGACCGCGATGCTGCACGCCTCCGCCGCGCGGGGGAAGACGCTCGACGCCTTCGTCGTCCGCAAGGCGGGCAAGGCGCACGGCCTGCAGCGCCGTATCGAGGGCGCGGAGGTCGCGGGCCGCCGTGTGCTGGCCGTCGAGGACACCTCCACCACCGGCGGCTCGGTGCTGACCGCCGTGGAGGCGCTGCGGGAGGCCGGCGCGGAGGTCGTCGCGGTCGCGACGATCGTGGACCGGGCGACGGGCGCGGCCGAGGCGATCGCGGAGAAGGCCGGGGTTCCCTACCTGTTCGCCTACTCGAAGGACGACCTGGGTCTGGACTGA
- a CDS encoding sensor histidine kinase: protein MKEARHEDPAGGAFGTPGRHPSPDAGLPEPGEPRSAGSPGSGVSSPLSALRRQLRVLRDDLWTFDADPLPPLSRPRLLRRAPHVVLCVLALVLSIGAANELSNSYNPLPALDVAIGFAQGGAVALALWRPLPAWWLSLAAHLVASQIGRMATFHLHGFLVEPPPWPWTGSAITSCAVVLFLLALRVPTRVAAGVWAVTALVTFCIQGVEGAAFYSGTGLPALVVFGLVLLVGTALRGRREARTQLVELTVVTAEERARRTLLEERNRIARELHDVVAHHMSVISIQAQVAPHLVENPSAELRENLDGIRKNALEALTELRRVLGVLRSENPADPYGIGSGTGAAPDSPQPTLDRLDALVENTRAAGMEVRTEIVGEVRPLSPGVELSAYRIVQEALSNALRHAPGSTVRVELTYFPRGLQLHIANSRPTRPVPPSPGAGHGLLGMRERAVMLGGTLFATGTACGGFAVACFLPSPEDAPPDGAPADPTGEENR from the coding sequence ATGAAGGAGGCACGGCACGAAGACCCGGCCGGCGGCGCGTTCGGCACGCCGGGCCGCCACCCGTCCCCCGATGCCGGATTGCCCGAGCCGGGGGAGCCCCGCTCGGCCGGCTCCCCCGGCTCGGGCGTCTCCTCTCCCCTCTCCGCGCTCCGCCGGCAACTGCGCGTCCTCCGGGACGACCTGTGGACGTTCGACGCCGACCCGCTCCCGCCGCTGTCACGGCCCCGCCTGTTGCGCCGGGCGCCGCACGTCGTCCTCTGCGTCCTCGCGCTGGTGCTCTCGATCGGGGCGGCCAACGAGCTGAGCAACAGCTACAACCCGCTTCCCGCGCTCGACGTGGCGATCGGCTTCGCGCAGGGCGGGGCCGTCGCGCTGGCCCTGTGGCGTCCGCTGCCCGCGTGGTGGCTGTCGCTCGCGGCGCACCTGGTGGCCTCCCAGATCGGCCGGATGGCCACGTTCCACCTCCACGGGTTCCTCGTCGAACCGCCGCCGTGGCCCTGGACGGGCTCCGCCATCACCTCGTGCGCCGTCGTGCTGTTCCTGCTGGCCCTACGGGTGCCCACCCGTGTCGCCGCCGGCGTGTGGGCAGTGACCGCCCTCGTGACGTTTTGCATCCAGGGCGTCGAGGGCGCGGCCTTCTACTCCGGCACCGGCCTGCCCGCGCTGGTCGTCTTCGGCCTCGTCCTCCTCGTCGGCACCGCCCTGCGCGGCCGCCGCGAGGCCCGTACGCAGCTCGTCGAACTGACCGTCGTCACGGCCGAGGAACGCGCCCGCCGCACCCTCCTGGAGGAACGCAACCGCATCGCCCGCGAACTGCACGACGTGGTCGCCCACCACATGTCGGTCATCTCCATACAGGCCCAGGTCGCCCCCCACCTGGTGGAGAACCCCTCCGCCGAGCTGAGGGAGAACCTGGACGGCATCCGCAAGAACGCGCTGGAGGCCCTGACCGAACTGCGCCGCGTCCTCGGCGTCCTGCGCTCGGAGAACCCCGCCGACCCCTACGGCATAGGAAGCGGTACCGGCGCGGCGCCCGACTCCCCGCAGCCCACCCTCGACCGGCTCGACGCCCTCGTGGAGAACACCCGCGCCGCCGGCATGGAGGTGCGGACGGAGATCGTCGGCGAGGTGCGCCCCCTGTCACCCGGGGTGGAGCTGTCCGCGTACCGGATCGTCCAGGAGGCCCTCAGCAACGCGCTGCGGCACGCCCCCGGCTCCACCGTCCGCGTCGAACTCACCTACTTCCCGCGGGGTCTTCAGCTGCACATCGCCAACTCCCGGCCCACCCGTCCGGTTCCGCCGTCACCGGGCGCGGGCCATGGACTGCTCGGTATGCGCGAGCGTGCCGTGATGCTCGGTGGGACCCTCTTCGCGACCGGGACCGCCTGCGGCGGCTTTGCGGTGGCGTGCTTCCTGCCCAGCCCCGAGGACGCCCCGCCCGACGGCGCTCCCGCCGACCCGACAGGAGAAGAGAACCGATGA
- a CDS encoding MFS transporter, producing the protein MAVTAQPTPAVRLSSPQGKWILLTTVLGSSMALLDSTVVNVALPRIGHALDASLAALQWTVNAYMLTLAGLILLGGALGDRYGRRRIFVLGVLWFAAASLLCGLAPTAEVLIVARALQGVGGALLTPGSLALIQATFHPDDRGRAVGLWSGFGGIGAAVGPFLGGWLVVGPGWRWVFLLNVPLALLCAPIAVRHVPESSAGGSHSRRFDALGASLGALSLALVTYALIEAHGGSLPVALTAVAGLAAGVAFIHVERHRPDPMMPLDIFASRQFTAVNLVTLCVYAAFGGFFFLTALQLQVVSGYSPLRAGVALLPTTVLMLLFSSRSGALAERIGPRIPLTVGPLLCAAGMLLMLRVGKDAAYAADVLPAVLVMGAGMVILVAPLTATVLASVDTDRAGLASGINNAAARAAGLIAVAALPLLTGMGPEAYRVPDAFEAAFRRAMPLCAVVLLAGAALAFATVRRPAPECRHPECRMHCSVTAPPLEPPRGSAGSGAGPAS; encoded by the coding sequence ATGGCGGTTACCGCGCAGCCGACCCCCGCTGTCAGGCTCAGCAGCCCACAGGGGAAATGGATCCTGCTGACCACGGTGCTCGGCTCCAGCATGGCCCTGCTGGACTCCACCGTCGTCAACGTCGCCCTCCCCCGCATCGGCCACGCCCTCGACGCGAGCCTCGCCGCCCTCCAGTGGACCGTCAACGCGTACATGCTCACGCTCGCCGGTCTCATCCTCCTCGGCGGCGCCCTCGGCGACCGCTACGGCCGCCGCCGGATCTTCGTCCTCGGCGTCCTGTGGTTCGCCGCCGCCTCCCTCCTCTGCGGTCTCGCCCCCACCGCCGAGGTCCTCATCGTCGCCCGCGCCCTCCAGGGTGTGGGCGGTGCCCTGCTCACCCCCGGGTCGCTCGCCCTCATCCAGGCCACCTTCCACCCCGACGACCGCGGCAGGGCGGTCGGCCTGTGGTCCGGCTTCGGCGGCATCGGCGCCGCCGTAGGCCCGTTCCTCGGCGGCTGGCTGGTGGTCGGCCCGGGCTGGCGCTGGGTCTTCCTCCTGAACGTCCCCCTGGCCCTCCTCTGCGCCCCCATCGCCGTGCGCCACGTCCCCGAGTCCTCCGCCGGCGGCTCGCACAGCCGCCGCTTCGACGCCCTCGGCGCCTCCCTCGGCGCTCTCTCCCTCGCCCTGGTGACGTACGCCCTCATCGAGGCCCACGGCGGCTCGCTCCCGGTGGCCCTCACCGCGGTCGCGGGACTCGCCGCCGGGGTCGCCTTCATCCACGTCGAACGGCACCGCCCCGACCCGATGATGCCGCTCGACATCTTCGCCTCCCGCCAGTTCACGGCGGTCAACCTGGTGACCCTCTGCGTCTACGCGGCCTTCGGCGGCTTCTTCTTCCTCACCGCGCTCCAGCTCCAGGTCGTCTCCGGCTACTCGCCGCTGCGGGCCGGGGTCGCCCTGCTGCCCACGACCGTCCTGATGCTCCTGTTCTCGTCCCGCTCCGGCGCCCTCGCCGAACGCATCGGCCCCCGCATCCCGCTCACCGTCGGCCCCCTGCTCTGCGCGGCCGGCATGCTGCTGATGCTGCGCGTCGGCAAGGACGCCGCGTACGCCGCCGACGTCCTGCCCGCCGTACTGGTCATGGGCGCGGGCATGGTCATCCTGGTCGCCCCGCTGACCGCCACCGTGCTCGCCTCGGTGGACACCGACCGGGCCGGCCTGGCCAGCGGCATCAACAACGCGGCTGCCCGCGCGGCCGGTCTGATCGCCGTGGCCGCGCTGCCGCTGCTCACCGGGATGGGCCCGGAGGCGTACCGCGTGCCGGACGCGTTCGAAGCCGCCTTCCGCCGTGCGATGCCGCTGTGCGCGGTCGTCCTGCTGGCGGGCGCGGCGCTCGCCTTCGCGACCGTACGGCGCCCGGCCCCGGAGTGCCGCCACCCCGAGTGCCGCATGCACTGCTCCGTGACCGCACCACCGCTCGAGCCGCCGCGCGGTTCGGCGGGTTCCGGGGCCGGTCCGGCCTCCTGA
- a CDS encoding aldose epimerase family protein, translating to MSNDEITLAAGDAEVVLAPGNGGRVRSLRIGGTELLRQGERFGCFPMAPWCGRVRDGRFRNGGTVQQMPLNAPPHAIHGTVRDGVWRVARAEPAEAVLTYDLVAPWPYAGRVTQLAALTEDALTLTMSVETYDDSFPAQIGWHPWFHRSLGGDDVRIDFDPAWQEERGDDHLPTGNRVDPKPGPWDDCFGMPGGVDVTLTWPGQLELKVSSREEWVVVYDEQREAVCVEPQTGPPDGLNTLPRLVTPIEPLEAMTTWTWRRL from the coding sequence GTGAGCAACGACGAGATCACGTTGGCCGCGGGAGACGCGGAAGTCGTGCTGGCGCCGGGGAACGGCGGGCGCGTGAGGAGTCTGCGTATCGGCGGGACCGAACTGCTGCGGCAGGGGGAACGGTTCGGCTGCTTCCCCATGGCCCCCTGGTGCGGTCGGGTCCGGGACGGCAGGTTCCGCAACGGCGGCACCGTCCAGCAGATGCCTCTCAACGCCCCGCCGCACGCCATCCACGGCACCGTCCGCGACGGCGTCTGGCGCGTCGCCCGCGCCGAGCCCGCCGAGGCCGTCCTCACCTACGACCTGGTCGCCCCCTGGCCCTATGCCGGCCGCGTCACCCAGCTGGCCGCGCTCACCGAGGACGCCCTCACGCTGACCATGTCCGTGGAGACGTACGACGACTCCTTCCCGGCCCAGATCGGCTGGCACCCCTGGTTCCACCGCAGCCTCGGCGGCGATGACGTCCGCATCGACTTCGACCCCGCCTGGCAGGAGGAGCGCGGCGACGACCACCTGCCCACCGGCAACCGCGTCGACCCCAAGCCCGGCCCCTGGGACGACTGCTTCGGCATGCCCGGCGGCGTCGACGTCACCCTCACCTGGCCCGGGCAGCTGGAGCTGAAGGTCTCCAGCCGCGAGGAGTGGGTCGTGGTCTACGACGAGCAGCGCGAGGCGGTGTGCGTGGAACCGCAGACCGGCCCCCCGGACGGCCTCAACACCCTTCCGCGCCTGGTCACCCCCATCGAGCCGCTGGAGGCCATGACCACGTGGACCTGGCGACGGCTCTGA
- the kynU gene encoding kynureninase, translating into MSEPSELAVRAEKLDAADELAAKRSEFILNDVVYLDGNSLGALPAAVPGRMEDVVRRQWGSLRIRSWDESGWWTAPERIGDRIAPLVGAAPGQIVVGDSTSVDVFKALVAAVRMARETDAGRDEIVVDATTFPTDGYIAGSAARMTGCTLRPVAPAEVPGVLSGRTAAVLLNHVDYRTGRLHDLPALTAAVHAAGAVAVWDLCHSAGALPVGLDEHGVDLAVGCTYKYLNGGPGSPAYLYVRRELQDRFDSPLPGWNSHAEPFGMRSDYEAAPGAVRGRVGTPDILSMLALEAALEVWDGVSIDAVRAKSLALTDFFLECVRAYVPPGTVDSLTPAAHGERGSQIALRCADAGDVMKRLIAAGVVGDFRPPDVLRFGFTPLYVGFGDVERAARVLAEVVA; encoded by the coding sequence ATGTCTGAACCGTCGGAACTCGCCGTCAGGGCGGAGAAGCTGGACGCGGCCGACGAACTCGCCGCCAAGCGCTCGGAGTTCATCCTCAACGACGTCGTCTATCTGGACGGCAATTCGCTGGGTGCGCTGCCCGCCGCCGTACCGGGCCGGATGGAGGACGTCGTCCGCAGGCAGTGGGGATCGCTGCGGATCCGGTCCTGGGACGAGAGCGGCTGGTGGACGGCGCCGGAGCGGATCGGCGACCGGATCGCCCCGCTGGTCGGGGCTGCGCCCGGGCAGATCGTGGTGGGCGACTCGACCAGTGTCGACGTCTTCAAGGCGCTGGTGGCGGCGGTGCGGATGGCCCGGGAGACGGACGCCGGCCGGGACGAGATCGTGGTCGACGCGACGACGTTCCCGACGGACGGGTACATCGCCGGATCGGCGGCGCGGATGACGGGCTGCACGCTGCGCCCGGTGGCTCCGGCGGAGGTCCCCGGGGTGCTGTCCGGCCGTACCGCGGCCGTGCTGCTGAACCACGTCGACTACCGCACCGGCCGGCTGCACGACCTGCCCGCCCTGACGGCCGCCGTGCACGCGGCGGGCGCGGTGGCGGTGTGGGACCTGTGCCACAGCGCGGGGGCGCTGCCCGTGGGCCTGGACGAACACGGGGTCGACCTGGCGGTCGGCTGCACCTACAAGTACCTGAACGGGGGCCCCGGCTCACCGGCGTACCTGTATGTGCGGCGGGAGCTGCAGGACCGCTTCGACTCACCGCTGCCGGGCTGGAACTCGCACGCGGAACCCTTCGGCATGCGGAGCGACTACGAGGCGGCCCCCGGCGCCGTGCGCGGTCGCGTCGGCACCCCGGACATCCTGTCGATGCTCGCCCTGGAGGCGGCGCTGGAGGTGTGGGACGGCGTCTCGATCGACGCGGTCCGCGCCAAGTCGCTGGCCCTGACGGACTTCTTCCTCGAGTGCGTGAGGGCCTACGTCCCGCCGGGCACGGTGGATTCCCTGACCCCCGCCGCACACGGGGAACGGGGCAGCCAGATCGCGCTGCGATGTGCGGACGCGGGGGACGTGATGAAGCGGCTGATCGCCGCCGGGGTGGTCGGTGACTTCCGGCCGCCGGACGTGCTGCGGTTCGGCTTCACGCCGCTGTACGTGGGGTTCGGGGACGTGGAGCGGGCGGCCCGGGTGCTGGCGGAGGTGGTGGCCTGA
- a CDS encoding tryptophan 2,3-dioxygenase family protein, with protein MSQQAHQTPPSPGASEPETPHLDFQGTTPYEDYVRADVLTHLQHTLSDDPGEMVFLVTTQVMELWFTVIVHEWETAARALREDRVPVAIDALKRSVRELQALNASWRPLAQLTPAQFNSYRSALGEGSGFQSAMYRRMEFLLGEKSASMLVPHRGAPRVHAELEKALHEPCLYDEVLRLLARRGHAVPDAVLRRDVAQRYEPSEEVESVWAAVYSGDPDEELARLGEALTDVAELVWRWRNDHLLATRRAMGAKPGTGGSAGVAWLEKRAQKNVFPELWTARSHV; from the coding sequence ATGTCCCAACAGGCTCACCAGACTCCTCCCTCCCCCGGGGCTTCTGAGCCCGAGACCCCGCATCTCGACTTCCAGGGCACGACCCCGTACGAGGACTACGTCCGGGCGGACGTGCTCACCCACCTCCAGCACACCCTCTCCGACGACCCCGGAGAGATGGTCTTCCTGGTCACGACCCAGGTGATGGAGCTGTGGTTCACCGTCATCGTCCACGAGTGGGAGACCGCGGCGCGCGCCCTGCGCGAGGACCGGGTGCCGGTGGCGATCGACGCGCTGAAGAGGTCCGTACGGGAGCTCCAGGCGCTGAACGCGTCCTGGCGGCCCCTGGCGCAGCTGACACCCGCCCAGTTCAACTCCTACCGCTCCGCCCTCGGCGAGGGCTCCGGCTTCCAGTCGGCGATGTACCGCCGCATGGAGTTCCTGCTCGGCGAGAAGTCCGCGTCCATGCTGGTCCCGCACCGCGGCGCGCCCCGCGTCCACGCCGAACTGGAGAAGGCGCTGCACGAGCCGTGCCTGTACGACGAGGTGCTGCGGCTCCTCGCCCGGCGCGGGCACGCCGTCCCGGACGCGGTGCTGCGGCGCGACGTCGCGCAGCGCTACGAGCCGTCCGAGGAGGTCGAGTCGGTCTGGGCGGCCGTCTACTCGGGGGACCCGGACGAGGAACTCGCCCGCCTGGGCGAGGCGTTGACGGATGTCGCGGAACTGGTCTGGCGCTGGCGCAACGACCATCTCCTCGCCACCCGGCGCGCGATGGGCGCCAAGCCCGGCACGGGCGGCTCCGCCGGGGTGGCCTGGCTGGAGAAGCGGGCCCAGAAGAACGTGTTCCCCGAGCTGTGGACGGCGCGGTCCCATGTCTGA
- a CDS encoding acyltransferase family protein — protein sequence MNAIRTAAHRTDLATPAERDRAVDALRALAILGVVLGHWLVTALVADGGSLHTASPLHFMPWLAPISWVFQTLAVFFLVGGHVATKGYASAHARGVTYGQWLRTRLTRLFKPVAAVVTLWTVAACGLLATGADAGTVHTLVKLALSPLWFLLVFAALTAATPLLTRLNPLWPLAVVLHVDIVRFGFGGPSWLGWVNLPAGWLVPYTLGAAWTRGELESRRAGRVLLVGGAAATAVLVAWAGYPASMVGVPGEPVSNLNPPTLAAVTFGLAQCGLALLLRERLRRAMRRPLAWAVVALVNLSAMTIFLWHQTALMATTATGLLAGHLPGLHTTPDDLTWVAARLVWLPVFVLALTVCWSAFRTCEQGPRRPRGRRSRVVFIHRFPRTGAKTARGA from the coding sequence CTGAACGCGATACGCACCGCGGCCCACCGCACCGACCTGGCCACGCCCGCCGAGCGGGACCGCGCGGTCGACGCCCTGCGCGCCCTGGCGATCCTCGGTGTCGTCCTGGGGCACTGGCTGGTGACCGCCCTCGTCGCGGACGGCGGCTCGCTGCACACCGCGAGCCCGCTGCACTTCATGCCGTGGCTGGCCCCGATCTCCTGGGTGTTCCAGACGCTCGCCGTGTTCTTCCTGGTGGGCGGCCATGTGGCGACGAAGGGGTACGCATCGGCGCATGCGCGGGGCGTCACCTACGGGCAGTGGCTGCGCACCCGCCTGACCCGGTTGTTCAAGCCGGTCGCGGCGGTCGTGACCCTGTGGACGGTCGCGGCGTGCGGCCTGCTCGCGACGGGCGCCGACGCCGGCACGGTCCACACCCTGGTGAAGCTGGCCCTGTCGCCGCTGTGGTTCCTGCTGGTGTTCGCGGCGCTGACGGCGGCGACCCCGCTGCTGACGCGTCTCAACCCGCTGTGGCCGCTGGCCGTCGTCCTCCATGTGGACATCGTCCGCTTCGGATTCGGCGGCCCCTCCTGGCTCGGCTGGGTGAACCTGCCGGCGGGCTGGCTCGTGCCGTACACCCTGGGCGCGGCCTGGACCCGGGGCGAGCTGGAGAGCCGCCGTGCGGGCCGGGTGCTGCTGGTGGGCGGCGCGGCGGCGACGGCGGTGCTGGTGGCGTGGGCGGGCTACCCGGCGTCGATGGTCGGGGTCCCGGGCGAGCCGGTCTCCAACCTGAACCCGCCGACCCTGGCCGCCGTCACCTTCGGCCTGGCGCAGTGCGGACTGGCGCTGCTGCTGCGCGAACGGCTGCGCCGCGCGATGCGCCGCCCCCTGGCCTGGGCGGTGGTGGCACTGGTGAACCTCTCCGCGATGACGATCTTCCTGTGGCACCAGACGGCCCTGATGGCGACCACCGCGACGGGCCTCCTCGCCGGCCACCTGCCGGGCCTGCACACCACCCCCGACGACCTGACCTGGGTGGCCGCCCGCCTGGTCTGGCTCCCGGTCTTCGTGCTGGCCCTCACCGTGTGCTGGTCCGCCTTCCGCACCTGCGAACAGGGGCCGCGCAGGCCTCGTGGCCGCCGTTCCCGCGTGGTGTTCATCCACAGGTTCCCCCGCACCGGGGCGAAGACGGCCCGCGGTGCCTAG
- a CDS encoding response regulator: MTSSTIRVLIADDQMMVRQGFTVLLNAKPDIEVVGQAVDGRDAITKVAELAPDVVLMDIRMPELGGIEATRHITEATPHPKVLVLTTFDLDEYVYDALRAGASGFLLKDASADQLAEAVRVVAAGDALLAPGITRRLLAEFSRMHSTPRAPLKERVGDLTERETEVLALIAQGLSNAEIAERLVVAEQTVKTHVGRILVKLGLRDRTQAAVFAYESGLVRPSGY, encoded by the coding sequence ATGACGAGCAGCACCATCCGCGTACTGATCGCCGACGACCAGATGATGGTCCGGCAGGGCTTCACGGTGCTGCTCAACGCAAAGCCCGACATCGAGGTCGTCGGCCAGGCCGTCGACGGCAGGGACGCGATCACCAAGGTCGCCGAACTCGCCCCGGACGTCGTCCTGATGGACATCCGCATGCCCGAGCTCGGCGGCATCGAGGCGACCCGCCACATCACCGAGGCCACCCCGCACCCCAAGGTCCTGGTCCTGACCACCTTCGACCTCGACGAGTACGTCTACGACGCCCTGCGCGCCGGCGCCTCCGGCTTCCTGCTCAAGGACGCCTCCGCCGATCAGCTCGCCGAGGCGGTACGGGTGGTGGCGGCGGGCGACGCGCTTCTCGCGCCCGGCATCACCCGGCGCCTGCTCGCCGAGTTCTCCCGGATGCACAGCACGCCCCGGGCGCCGCTGAAGGAGCGCGTCGGCGACCTCACCGAGCGGGAGACCGAGGTCCTCGCCCTCATCGCCCAGGGCCTTTCGAACGCGGAGATCGCCGAGCGCCTCGTGGTCGCCGAGCAGACCGTGAAGACCCATGTGGGCCGCATCCTGGTGAAGCTGGGCCTGCGCGACCGCACCCAGGCGGCCGTGTTCGCCTACGAGTCGGGGCTGGTGCGGCCGTCGGGCTACTGA
- a CDS encoding DUF3151 domain-containing protein, producing MTLHENLLGGPPPTHLPDDPEPRELLASGTAPAEVAARYPASSLAWAQLADDAFERGAVVESYAYARTGYHRGLDALRRNGWKGHGPVPWEHEPNRGFLRALHALARAAHGIGEQEEYERCSQFLKDSSPTAAQTLG from the coding sequence ATGACCCTTCACGAGAACCTTCTCGGGGGCCCGCCCCCGACGCACCTCCCCGACGACCCGGAGCCGCGCGAGCTCCTCGCGAGCGGTACGGCGCCCGCCGAGGTCGCCGCCCGGTACCCCGCGTCCTCGCTCGCCTGGGCGCAGCTCGCAGACGACGCGTTCGAGCGGGGCGCGGTCGTCGAGTCGTACGCGTACGCCCGTACGGGCTACCACCGCGGCCTGGACGCCCTGCGCCGCAACGGCTGGAAGGGCCACGGACCCGTCCCCTGGGAGCACGAGCCCAACCGCGGGTTCCTGCGCGCCCTGCACGCCCTCGCGCGCGCCGCGCACGGCATCGGCGAGCAGGAGGAGTACGAGCGCTGCTCGCAGTTCCTGAAGGACTCCTCCCCGACGGCGGCCCAGACCCTGGGCTAG
- a CDS encoding alpha/beta hydrolase family protein has translation MPDDAAPRDAAEEASAFSHPPVDPDSTAVYGDHPDQVIDFYAPRQTEPAGAAAAPGLAPLVVLLHGGAWRAPYDRRHISPFADFLARRGFAVASVEYRRGALIPSQADGSADAESGAGGGTGPVAGRWPDTFDDVAAACDALPGLVREALPQADPRRTVITGHSAGGHLALWAAARHVLPADCPWRTDRPALLRGVVALAPIADFHVADKLEVCGGAAVQLLGGRDRFEERRPYADPALLLPTGIATTLVQGRTDVVVPQAVAEAYAEAAAKAGEVVGLTLLEGVGHFPLIDPAADACAVVAEEIAQLAW, from the coding sequence ATGCCGGACGACGCCGCCCCCCGCGATGCCGCCGAAGAGGCGTCCGCCTTCTCGCACCCGCCGGTGGACCCCGACTCCACCGCCGTCTACGGCGACCACCCCGACCAGGTGATCGACTTCTACGCCCCGCGGCAGACCGAGCCGGCCGGGGCGGCGGCCGCCCCGGGACTCGCCCCCCTGGTCGTCCTCCTGCACGGCGGCGCGTGGCGTGCGCCGTACGACCGCCGGCACATCTCGCCGTTCGCGGACTTCCTGGCCCGCCGGGGCTTCGCTGTGGCGAGCGTCGAGTACCGCCGGGGCGCCCTCATCCCGTCCCAGGCCGACGGTTCCGCGGACGCGGAGTCCGGTGCGGGCGGCGGCACGGGGCCGGTGGCGGGCCGCTGGCCGGACACGTTCGACGACGTTGCGGCCGCGTGCGACGCGCTTCCCGGGCTGGTGCGCGAGGCGCTGCCGCAGGCCGACCCGCGCCGCACGGTGATCACCGGGCACTCGGCGGGCGGCCACCTGGCGCTGTGGGCCGCGGCCCGGCACGTCCTGCCGGCGGACTGCCCGTGGCGCACGGACCGCCCCGCGCTGCTGCGCGGTGTCGTGGCGCTCGCCCCGATCGCGGACTTCCACGTCGCCGACAAGCTGGAGGTGTGCGGCGGCGCCGCGGTCCAGCTCCTCGGCGGCCGGGACCGGTTCGAGGAGCGCAGACCGTACGCGGACCCGGCGCTGCTGCTGCCCACCGGTATCGCCACCACCCTGGTCCAGGGCCGGACGGACGTCGTGGTCCCGCAGGCGGTCGCCGAGGCGTACGCGGAGGCGGCGGCGAAGGCCGGCGAGGTGGTCGGCCTCACGCTGCTGGAGGGCGTCGGCCACTTCCCCCTGATCGACCCGGCGGCGGACGCGTGCGCGGTGGTGGCCGAGGAGATCGCACAGCTGGCGTGGTAG
- the fbaA gene encoding class II fructose-bisphosphate aldolase has translation MPIATPEVYNEMLDRAKAGKFAYPAINVTSSQTLHAALRGFAEAESDGIVQISTGGAEFLGGQYSKDMVTGAVALAEFAHIVAEKYPVNIALHTDHCPKDKLDGYVRPLLAISEERVKAGQNPLFQSHMWDGSAETLADNLAIAQELLARTAAAKIILEVEITPTGGEEDGVSHEINDSLYTTVDDALRTAEALGLGEKGRYLLAASFGNVHGVYKPGNVVLRPELLKELNEGVAERFGKESPFDFVFHGGSGSSEQEILTALENGVVKMNIDTDTQYAFTRPVADHMFKNYDGVLKVDGEVGSKKTYDPRTWGKLAETSMSKRVLEACQNLRSTGTKIK, from the coding sequence ATGCCCATCGCAACCCCCGAGGTCTACAACGAGATGCTCGACCGGGCGAAGGCAGGCAAGTTCGCCTACCCGGCCATCAATGTGACCTCCTCCCAGACCCTGCACGCGGCCCTGCGCGGCTTCGCGGAGGCGGAGAGCGACGGCATCGTCCAGATCTCGACGGGTGGCGCCGAGTTCCTGGGCGGCCAGTACAGCAAGGACATGGTCACCGGTGCGGTGGCCCTGGCCGAGTTCGCCCACATCGTCGCCGAGAAGTACCCGGTCAACATCGCGCTGCACACGGACCACTGCCCGAAGGACAAGCTCGACGGGTACGTACGTCCGCTGCTCGCGATCTCCGAGGAGCGCGTGAAGGCCGGCCAGAACCCGCTGTTCCAGTCGCACATGTGGGACGGCTCCGCCGAGACCCTGGCCGACAACCTGGCGATCGCCCAGGAGCTGCTCGCCCGCACCGCCGCCGCGAAGATCATCCTCGAGGTGGAGATCACCCCGACGGGCGGCGAGGAGGACGGCGTCTCCCACGAGATCAACGACAGCCTGTACACGACGGTCGACGACGCGCTCCGCACGGCGGAGGCGCTGGGCCTCGGCGAGAAGGGCCGCTACCTGCTGGCCGCCTCGTTCGGCAACGTGCACGGCGTGTACAAGCCGGGCAACGTCGTGCTCCGCCCCGAGCTGCTGAAGGAGCTGAACGAGGGCGTGGCCGAGCGGTTCGGCAAGGAGTCGCCGTTCGACTTCGTCTTCCACGGCGGTTCCGGCTCCTCGGAGCAGGAGATCCTGACGGCGCTGGAGAACGGCGTGGTCAAGATGAACATCGACACGGACACGCAGTACGCCTTCACGCGTCCGGTCGCCGACCACATGTTCAAGAACTACGACGGCGTCCTGAAGGTCGACGGCGAGGTCGGCTCCAAGAAGACCTACGACCCGCGCACCTGGGGCAAGCTGGCGGAGACGTCGATGTCGAAGCGAGTACTGGAGGCCTGCCAGAACCTCCGCTCGACGGGCACGAAGATCAAGTAA